One Succinivibrio dextrinosolvens DNA window includes the following coding sequences:
- a CDS encoding DUF1189 family protein: MITKEQFLNYCSYPIKALSSKNFYFDVLFRMKGFGLLYLLALCVILTIPASVKINHVLEIFRGIELPRIVAMIPPSYVAQDGSFRPLSEDNSYKEIFTTDGTLAVVYNVKDQPLSENAQKAIVELNSKTISVKAPTQKTVVKYTDLVTTGTNFDPLETSNVVDAIFGLAVPFVFVFLLCWFFCILVFNSLVMAVLSKFLFVFVGKIKTSFGNTLRLCSFANTIVGILLLVELILNVKLPFNLIMLLPMVYMILFVRNFRSELEKNGVEEFVRKYTPQGTTIKNYDSESTQRSRRDISDFTDGLDSTTNKGRTTVEDSIENQSDTEQSLGEKNSETSEGYTNAKTNSKSSDNSGDGPGYFAP; encoded by the coding sequence TTGATTACAAAAGAACAATTTTTAAATTACTGCTCCTATCCTATTAAGGCCTTATCCTCTAAAAATTTTTATTTTGATGTTTTATTCAGAATGAAAGGCTTTGGTCTTTTATATCTTCTGGCTTTATGTGTAATTCTTACTATTCCTGCTAGTGTAAAGATCAATCATGTTCTCGAGATTTTTCGCGGTATTGAGCTTCCTAGAATAGTTGCTATGATTCCTCCTAGTTATGTTGCTCAGGACGGTTCTTTCAGACCTCTTTCCGAGGATAATAGCTACAAGGAAATTTTTACCACCGATGGTACTCTTGCTGTTGTCTACAATGTAAAGGATCAGCCTTTATCAGAAAATGCCCAGAAGGCGATTGTAGAGCTTAACTCAAAGACTATTTCTGTAAAAGCACCAACCCAGAAAACAGTAGTAAAGTATACTGATCTTGTAACCACCGGTACAAATTTTGACCCGCTTGAAACCTCAAACGTTGTAGATGCCATATTTGGACTGGCAGTACCTTTTGTCTTTGTATTTCTTTTATGCTGGTTTTTCTGCATTCTGGTGTTTAATTCACTTGTAATGGCTGTTTTATCAAAGTTTCTTTTTGTTTTTGTTGGAAAAATCAAGACGTCATTCGGCAATACCCTAAGACTATGCTCATTTGCTAATACTATAGTAGGCATACTGTTATTAGTAGAACTTATTCTGAATGTTAAGCTTCCATTCAACCTGATCATGCTTCTGCCTATGGTGTACATGATTCTTTTTGTTAGGAACTTCAGGTCTGAACTTGAAAAGAATGGTGTGGAAGAGTTTGTCAGAAAATACACACCTCAGGGGACAACAATCAAAAATTATGATAGCGAGTCCACACAGAGATCACGAAGAGACATTTCCGACTTTACAGATGGACTTGATTCAACTACAAATAAAGGTAGGACCACTGTAGAAGATTCTATTGAAAATCAGTCTGATACAGAACAGAGTTTGGGGGAGAAAAACTCAGAGACTTCTGAAGGTTATACTAATGCCAAGACCAACTCTAAGTCTTCGGATAATTCTGGTGATGGACCTGGATATTTTGCTCCATAA
- a CDS encoding bile acid:sodium symporter family protein, with product MSLLITLSRILAKYTALFVIGTAVFAYFVPSSCTFVKGNTQIIILGIIMLSMGMTLGRQDYRILAQRPFDILIGTIAQFTIMPLIAIALATTFNLSDGLTLGLVLVGCCPGGVSSNIMTFLCKGDVAFSVGMTTVSTIVAPVATPLLVNYLVGQRIDIDGWSMFQFMLMVTIVPVGIGSMCNIIFGKFDFFKKVRQIMPGVAVIGFALIVGGVIAYHGQKFLESGLVIFLCIFCHNALGYLLGFFAGRSFKMSTAKKRTLAIEVGVQNAGLATGLCGKFFPTSAEAAIASAVSCVWHSISGTILANIFATYDKKKAEANEQLQTSTEQ from the coding sequence ATGTCACTTCTAATAACACTTAGCAGAATACTTGCTAAATACACAGCACTGTTCGTAATCGGTACAGCTGTGTTCGCCTATTTTGTACCATCCTCATGTACTTTTGTAAAAGGCAATACCCAGATTATTATTCTTGGTATCATTATGCTCTCCATGGGAATGACACTTGGCAGACAGGATTACAGAATTCTGGCCCAGAGACCATTTGATATTCTTATTGGAACTATTGCACAGTTTACAATTATGCCTCTGATTGCAATCGCACTTGCAACCACCTTCAACCTCTCTGACGGTTTAACTTTAGGTCTTGTTCTTGTTGGCTGCTGCCCTGGTGGTGTTTCCTCAAATATTATGACCTTCCTGTGTAAGGGGGATGTTGCATTCTCAGTTGGCATGACCACCGTATCAACAATTGTTGCTCCTGTTGCAACTCCTCTTTTGGTTAACTATCTGGTAGGTCAACGTATTGATATTGACGGCTGGAGCATGTTCCAGTTTATGCTGATGGTAACCATTGTTCCTGTAGGCATCGGCTCTATGTGTAACATCATTTTCGGCAAATTTGACTTCTTCAAGAAGGTTCGTCAGATCATGCCTGGTGTTGCTGTAATCGGTTTTGCTCTGATCGTTGGTGGTGTAATTGCCTACCACGGACAGAAATTCCTTGAGTCAGGACTTGTAATCTTCCTGTGCATTTTCTGTCATAATGCTCTAGGTTATCTGCTAGGTTTCTTTGCAGGCCGTTCCTTCAAGATGTCAACAGCCAAGAAGAGAACTCTCGCCATCGAGGTTGGAGTTCAGAATGCAGGTCTTGCAACCGGTCTTTGCGGTAAGTTCTTCCCAACCTCTGCAGAGGCGGCCATTGCATCAGCAGTATCCTGCGTATGGCACTCAATCTCAGGAACCATCCTGGCTAATATCTTTGCAACCTATGACAAGAAAAAGGCTGAAGCAAACGAGCAGCTTCAGACATCAACAGAACAGTAA
- the dapE gene encoding succinyl-diaminopimelate desuccinylase, which produces MELSRTVELAQKLIRIESVTPDDNGCQDLIKEILKPLGFTCYTIEEKGVTNLLATHGRGSPFLLFLGHTDVVPTGDAAEWDHPPFCGEIFDYDGEPYLYGRGSSDMKGGDAAMITAMCEYVKQNQSHIGTIGLLLTSNEEGDAVGGTPYVIDYMKQRHMIPTYCLIGECSCDKLFGDSIKNGRRGDMNATITVHGIQGHAALEQHAKNAVFEASRFIQGMQDNPIDNGTPFFPPTSFQVSNIKAGTGADNVIPGSCTLRCNFRWNDSQTPSLIEKHVRGVAEELKIDCEMEFREEGKPFLTKDGELIDALYNSIRAVTKVTPDLGTSGGTSDGRFVRPLGTQTVEFGPVSDLIHKVNERVSVKQLDMLHEIYLRVIYQLLTHKPITEE; this is translated from the coding sequence ATGGAGCTATCCCGTACCGTTGAGCTGGCACAGAAGCTGATCAGAATTGAATCAGTAACACCTGATGATAATGGGTGTCAGGATCTGATAAAGGAGATCCTAAAGCCATTGGGCTTCACCTGTTATACCATCGAAGAGAAAGGTGTAACCAATCTTCTTGCAACTCACGGACGGGGCTCCCCTTTCCTGCTTTTCCTGGGCCACACCGATGTGGTTCCAACAGGAGATGCCGCAGAATGGGATCATCCACCTTTCTGTGGTGAAATATTCGATTATGATGGAGAGCCTTATCTGTACGGCAGAGGCAGTTCTGATATGAAAGGCGGTGATGCAGCAATGATCACTGCCATGTGCGAATATGTAAAACAGAATCAGAGTCATATCGGCACAATAGGACTGCTTCTGACTTCAAACGAGGAAGGAGATGCTGTTGGAGGAACTCCATACGTAATTGACTATATGAAACAGCGTCATATGATTCCGACATACTGTCTTATCGGTGAGTGCTCATGCGACAAGCTCTTCGGCGACTCCATTAAAAATGGACGCAGAGGTGATATGAATGCAACAATCACCGTACATGGTATTCAGGGACATGCGGCTTTAGAGCAGCATGCTAAAAATGCGGTATTTGAAGCATCACGTTTCATTCAGGGAATGCAGGATAATCCGATAGACAACGGAACGCCATTCTTCCCTCCTACCTCATTCCAGGTATCAAATATAAAAGCAGGAACCGGAGCAGATAACGTTATTCCCGGGTCCTGTACTCTTCGCTGTAATTTCAGATGGAATGACTCTCAGACACCATCTCTGATTGAAAAACACGTCCGAGGTGTTGCAGAGGAACTTAAGATTGACTGTGAAATGGAATTCCGTGAAGAAGGAAAGCCATTTCTAACCAAAGACGGTGAGCTTATTGACGCTCTTTATAATTCAATAAGAGCTGTTACCAAGGTTACCCCTGATCTGGGAACATCTGGAGGAACCTCAGACGGAAGATTTGTAAGACCACTTGGAACACAGACAGTCGAATTCGGACCTGTTTCAGATTTGATTCATAAGGTTAATGAAAGAGTCAGTGTAAAGCAGCTTGATATGCTGCATGAAATCTACCTCAGAGTCATATATCAGCTTCTGACACATAAACCTATAACAGAAGAATAG
- a CDS encoding alpha/beta hydrolase family protein produces MEKLFDINEKGYSVRCKLFYDKDIHSIDKVVIATHGFGGFKDNKSVEKFAERIDTKYKGFGVITFDWPCHGQDARKKLLISECQTYLQLVIDYAREHLKAQALYNYSVSFGGFNTLKYIEDHGNPFDRIALRSTSVKLYDIMSSTISEDDHKKLSKGKEVLAGRDRKMKISKEFLESLKTIDDEIAAFDYIDYAESILMIHGTLDDSVPIENAKEFSEKNIIELVEVEKADHRFSDPKRMDFAIQKIIDFFAPHNN; encoded by the coding sequence ATGGAAAAGCTATTTGATATAAACGAAAAGGGCTACAGCGTTCGCTGCAAATTATTCTACGACAAAGATATACATTCAATTGATAAAGTAGTAATTGCAACTCACGGATTTGGTGGCTTTAAGGACAATAAATCCGTCGAAAAATTCGCAGAAAGAATTGATACAAAATATAAAGGATTTGGTGTAATTACCTTTGACTGGCCATGTCACGGTCAGGATGCAAGAAAAAAACTCCTTATAAGTGAATGTCAGACCTATCTGCAGCTGGTTATTGACTACGCACGAGAACATTTAAAGGCACAGGCTCTATACAATTATTCAGTAAGCTTTGGTGGATTTAATACCCTAAAGTACATAGAAGATCATGGCAATCCTTTTGACAGAATAGCGCTGAGAAGTACTTCAGTTAAACTGTACGACATCATGTCTTCAACCATTTCTGAAGATGATCATAAAAAGCTTTCAAAAGGAAAAGAAGTATTGGCAGGACGTGATCGCAAGATGAAGATCAGCAAGGAATTCCTTGAATCTCTAAAGACAATTGATGATGAAATTGCAGCCTTTGACTACATTGATTATGCGGAAAGCATTCTAATGATTCACGGAACACTTGATGACAGTGTGCCAATTGAGAATGCAAAAGAGTTTTCAGAAAAGAATATTATTGAACTTGTAGAGGTTGAAAAGGCAGATCACCGTTTTTCAGATCCAAAACGTATGGATTTTGCGATTCAGAAAATAATCGATTTCTTTGCACCACATAACAATTAA